The following nucleotide sequence is from Myxococcus stipitatus.
TGTCCACCGGCAGCCACTCGCCGTCGCGCGTGAGCAGCTCCAGGCCGGACGCGGTGCCCTCGCACAGCAGGGTGATGAGGTTGATGTCCTCGTGCTCCGCGGCGCGGACGCCGCCCGGGATGAAGCGCTCCTTCAGGGGCGGGTAGTGGATGAGCCGCAGCACGGAGTTGCCGTCGGTGGCCATGTCGCTGAACGTGGTGCGCGGCACGCCGAAGAACTCCGCGAGCGACTGGAGCATCAGGCTGGCCGCGCCGTCCAGCTCGCGGAAGAGCGCCAGCGTGTGCTCCCGGAACGACGGCACCTCCTCCGGCCACACGTTGGCGCCGTAGTGTCCCAGGTACGGGTGGCCGGGCGGCAGCTCGCGGCCGACGTGCCAGAACTCCTTCAGGTCGCCCACCTTGCGGTCCTTGGCGTGCTCCCGCCCATAGCCCGTGTAGCCACGCTGACCCGCGAGCTCCGGCACCGCGTAGCGCGCCTTCACCGCTTCCGGCTGGTCGAAGAGGCTCGCCACGTCCGCGTACGTGCGGCGGATGAGGCCGTCGTCGATGCCGTGGCCCACCACCGAGACGAAGCCGAACTCCC
It contains:
- a CDS encoding isopenicillin N synthase family dioxygenase; translated protein: MSGTPRRIPLVDLSHYRSGTPTERARFVRVFGEGLREFGFVSVVGHGIDDGLIRRTYADVASLFDQPEAVKARYAVPELAGQRGYTGYGREHAKDRKVGDLKEFWHVGRELPPGHPYLGHYGANVWPEEVPSFREHTLALFRELDGAASLMLQSLAEFFGVPRTTFSDMATDGNSVLRLIHYPPLKERFIPGGVRAAEHEDINLITLLCEGTASGLELLTRDGEWLPVDTLRGQIVVDSGDMLSRVTNNVIPATTHRVVNPRSPSEDTVRYSLPFFCHPRSDCVLSPLSCTETPDNPARHAPIAAGAFLQQRLRENGLLK